The following coding sequences lie in one Zingiber officinale cultivar Zhangliang chromosome 2B, Zo_v1.1, whole genome shotgun sequence genomic window:
- the LOC122046113 gene encoding probable mediator of RNA polymerase II transcription subunit 26b — protein sequence MSGSLEYWRKFFRSCEGDIFEVVEHAVMVAASDYPDEFRSRRDQLAEKLFTALLPPRCFGCGDAAGGEEGDGSVKMDDVGKQTNNDDDNGPEDLNRIVSNYSYDEAEALTEEIEEANEIVTEVSRIKEILANYQDESDNVLFESLRRLQLMELSVEVLMATAIGRAVSGVRKHNSKQVRHLARTLIDGWKLLADEWASATANIPDNSPDSINLPMEDEEGLPFPPLDEGALLATQTAPMHLSEFFDEMDEDGNFRNMDVFKGKRENDRNIQIKDPEQKQQPPKQATVFKDKGETRRQAQAVTTELKEDSSRQEPRRLSIPEAKGGVKQQQSVVKQVRETFTSQAKQRMAVSGPDRLSKLVPEQKAGTESKLKQIHGNSTLRRKSSSVAPQDKTKNSEDAQIRAKLEIAKRKLQEGYQQAENAKKQRTIQVMELHDLPKKVVSKPPFAKSRNQVRSWANGRR from the exons ATGTCGGGATCGCTCGAGTACTGGCGCAAGTTCTTCCGCAGCTGCGAGGGCGATATCTTCGAGGTGGTGGAGCACGCCGTCATGGTGGCGGCGTCGGACTACCCCGACGAGTTCCGGAGCCGAAGGGATCAGTTGGCGGAGAAGCTCTTCACCGCCCTGCTGCCGCCCCGGTGCTTCGGTTGCGGAGACGCTGCCGGCGGGGAGGAAGGCGACGGCAGCGTAAAGATGGATGATGTGGGAAAACAAACCAACAACGACGACGACAACGGGCCCGAGGACCTGAACAGGATCGTCAGCAACTACAGCTACGACGAGGCAGAGGCGCTCACGGAGGAGATCGAAGAGGCCAACGAGATAGTCACGGAGGTCTCGAGGATAAAGGAGATCCTTGCCAACTATCAAGATGAG TCTGATAATGTGTTATTCGAATCCTTGAGGAGGTTGCAGCTGATGGAGCTTTCTGTAGAAGTACTTATG GCGACAGCGATTGGGAGGGCAGTAAGTGGTGTTCGAAAACACAACTCGAAGCAAGTTCGCCATCTTGCACGAACACTTATTGA CGGTTGGAAACTTTTGGCTGATGAATGGGCAAGTGCTACAGCTAACATTCCAG ATAATTCTCCGGATTCGATAAATCTTCCTATGGAAGATGAGGAAGGTCTCCCTTTCCCTCCATTAGATGAGGGAGCTCTATTAGCAACCCAAACAGCTCCTATGCATCTGTCTGAG TTCTTTGATGAAATGGATGAGGATGGAA ATTTCAGAAATATGGATGTTTTCAAAGGGAAGAGGGAAAATGATCGAAACATACAAATCAAAGATCCGGAGCAGAAACAGCAGCCCCCAAAGCAAGCAACCGTCTTCAAAGATAAAGGAGAGACAAGGCGGCAAGCACAAGCAGTTACAACCGAGTTAAAGGAAGATTCAAGCAGGCAAGAACCACGACGTTTATCTATTCCTGAAGCTAAAGGAGGAGTGAAGCAGCAACAATCGGTCGTCAAACAAGTTCGAGAAACATTTACTAGCCAGGCAAAGCAAAGAATGGCTGTTTCTGGCCCTGACAGACTGTCAAAGCTGGTCCCTGAGCAAAAAGCTGGCACTGAGTCGAAACTTAAACAGATTCATGGCAATTCCACACTTCGCAGGAAGTCGTCCTCTGTTGCTCCGCAAGAC AAAACAAAGAACTCTGAGGATGCTCAGATACGAGCAAAGCTAGAAATCGCGAAGAGGAAGCTTCAAGAAGGCTACCAGCAAGCAGAAAATG CGAAAAAACAACGAACGATACAAGTAATGGAGCTGCACGATCTACCAAAGAAGGTAGTCAGTAAGCCACCATTCGCGAAATCCAGAAACCAAGTCAGGAGTTGGGCAAATGGTCGGCGCTAG